From Achromobacter spanius, a single genomic window includes:
- a CDS encoding efflux transporter outer membrane subunit — protein MRPARIAIVALVALVGGGLSACNFAPEHRQPEVATPAVFPGEIPPDAVAAQDVTWEQFFGDAQLKRLIARSLELNQDLAAATARIEQARAFYRIERANQLPQLDAGAAASRNQQPLAVLDPALASSRQTVQFNQFSAQVMVSSFELDFWGRVRNMTASALQQYLATVEGRRAFRLSLIANVASTYYDARAGEEGIALAQRTVETRSYALGVAKDRLDAGVTSLVDFEQSAILLTQAQTQLAEWQRATAAHWNRLWVLVGEDLQREMTGGQPIEAAGQFDALSPGLPSSLLIVRPDIRQAENRLRSANANIGAARAALFPRIALTGSLGYASTELSDLFSSPSQIWNIGAGIGWPIFDYGQRRAAVDLATAQRDELIANYRKTVQTAFSEVATALENRKRFQEQVTAQETAIQAQRRLAETAELRYMNGISIYLEVVDARRGLFNAEQQMLTLRASQLQNGVSLYVALGGGDEQPVVVMAGSPPGTGAPAVEVPAVETPATLAPVPPPGVGAAQ, from the coding sequence ATGAGACCGGCGCGCATTGCCATCGTGGCACTCGTTGCGCTCGTGGGCGGGGGGCTGTCCGCCTGCAACTTCGCGCCGGAACACCGCCAGCCAGAAGTCGCGACGCCTGCGGTGTTTCCGGGCGAGATCCCGCCGGACGCCGTGGCGGCGCAGGACGTGACGTGGGAGCAGTTCTTTGGCGATGCGCAGCTCAAGCGCCTGATCGCCCGGTCGCTGGAACTGAACCAGGATCTGGCCGCCGCGACGGCGCGGATTGAACAGGCCCGTGCCTTCTACCGCATCGAGCGCGCCAACCAGTTGCCGCAACTGGACGCCGGCGCGGCCGCGTCGCGCAACCAGCAGCCGCTTGCCGTGCTGGACCCCGCGCTGGCGAGCTCGCGGCAGACGGTGCAGTTCAACCAGTTCAGCGCCCAGGTGATGGTCTCGTCCTTCGAGCTGGATTTCTGGGGACGCGTGCGCAACATGACCGCGTCGGCGTTGCAGCAGTATCTGGCGACGGTGGAAGGTCGGCGTGCCTTCCGTCTGTCGCTGATCGCGAACGTGGCCTCGACCTATTACGACGCCCGGGCCGGAGAAGAGGGCATCGCGCTGGCGCAGCGCACGGTGGAGACGCGCAGCTATGCGCTGGGCGTCGCGAAGGACCGGCTGGACGCCGGTGTGACGTCGCTGGTGGACTTTGAGCAGTCGGCCATCCTGCTGACGCAGGCGCAGACCCAGCTTGCCGAATGGCAGCGGGCCACGGCGGCGCACTGGAACCGGTTGTGGGTGCTGGTGGGCGAAGACCTGCAGCGGGAGATGACCGGCGGCCAGCCCATCGAGGCGGCGGGGCAGTTCGACGCGCTGAGCCCTGGCCTGCCGTCGTCGCTGTTGATCGTCAGACCCGACATCCGCCAAGCGGAGAACCGCCTGCGCAGCGCCAATGCCAACATCGGCGCCGCGCGCGCGGCCCTGTTTCCGCGCATCGCGCTGACCGGTTCGCTGGGCTATGCGTCCACCGAGCTGTCCGACCTGTTTTCTTCGCCCAGCCAGATCTGGAACATCGGCGCGGGGATCGGGTGGCCGATCTTCGATTACGGGCAGCGGCGGGCAGCGGTGGACCTGGCGACGGCGCAGCGAGACGAGCTGATCGCCAACTACCGCAAGACGGTGCAGACGGCGTTCAGCGAAGTGGCGACCGCGCTGGAGAACCGCAAGCGCTTCCAGGAACAGGTGACCGCGCAGGAAACGGCGATCCAGGCGCAGCGCCGGCTGGCCGAGACCGCCGAGCTGCGCTACATGAACGGCATCTCGATCTACCTGGAAGTCGTCGACGCCCGGCGTGGTTTGTTCAACGCGGAGCAGCAGATGCTGACGCTGCGGGCCTCGCAGCTTCAGAACGGCGTGTCGCTCTATGTGGCGCTGGGAGGCGGGGATGAGCAGCCGGTGGTGGTGATGGCGGGATCGCCGCCAGGCACGGGGGCGCCGGCTGTTGAGGTGCCGGCTGTTGAGACGCCGGCGACCCTGGCCCCCGTTCCGCCGCCCGGCGTGGGAGCCGCGCAGTGA
- a CDS encoding multidrug efflux RND transporter permease subunit, whose protein sequence is MGSFFVLRPVFAWVVALFLLLFGLISVVLLPVEQYPNIAPPSITIQATFRGADTTTIDRTVTSIIEEEMNGVDNFLYMASVSRANGTSQITVTLQPGTDLDVARSQVQDRLSRVEPRLPQEVRQLGVAVTKASSGFLMLLALQSESGNVSAVEMGNFASNNILNELRRIRGVGDVQLFGSSYAMRIWLDERKLASFQMSASDAMRAVQEQNAQTIGGSLGDLPLARGADFNAQIVAQSRFSTPEQFRQVILRVNNDGSLVRLGDVARVELGNESYNFRLSVNGKEAAGIAIQLANDANALDVARQVRQRMAELEPVFPVGVGWTVPFDTTPFITTSISSVLVTMVEALLLVTAMVFLFLQSWRSTLIPTLIVPIALIGTCAGLFLFGASINLLSLFGMVVAIGVLNDDAIVVSENVARIMQDEKISAPEATRKAVGQVWGPIIASTLVLVAVFVPMAMFPGSSGAIYRQFSITLSVAIVVSTVLALSLGAALCATLLKLPDGAPPKGRISKGKQWVFDKFNGGFDAMTRQYVRAVEHMLLRPLRWMLIFLGVCGLTVFLFSRLPGGYLPLEDQGYFFVSYTGAPGTTADQTEAAVQQAESQLRQLPAVRNVASVVGFNFFGQGQTAALSFVDLHPWSERTERGQAVDALVGRSNLAFRSIPQAMIFALNPPPIPSMGNASGFSMKVQDRTAQGGAGLAATGAAMIAAAAASPVLTGVRLDGMPPGPRLYVEIDRVHARALGLQVAQVNQALTLAFGSNYVNDFLHDGSVQRVFIQAEADQRMQPQDIAALQLPNNRGEMVPFSAFSRMRWIDGPQQLERYNGFPSITISGEAAAGRSSGVALAEMEAIAGRVLPQGITYEWTGTAYEERQAGNQVALLLGLSLIVVFLLLSALYESWSVPVSVLLILPFGILGAAAFTLGRGMSADIYFNIGLVTIIGLAAKNGILIVEFALKEELEGRDRKEAVVDAARQRLRPIIMTSITFVLGMLPLVLATGAGAASRQAVGTSVMGSMLTATLFGVFFTPLFYMVARRWSGPRKNKDKPADNDKPTAGVPAKAEERGENP, encoded by the coding sequence ATGGGCTCATTCTTCGTCTTGCGGCCGGTATTCGCCTGGGTGGTGGCGTTGTTCCTGTTGCTGTTCGGGCTGATTTCGGTGGTGCTGCTGCCGGTGGAGCAGTACCCGAACATCGCGCCGCCGTCGATCACGATCCAGGCGACCTTCAGGGGCGCCGACACGACCACCATCGACCGCACGGTCACCTCCATCATCGAGGAGGAGATGAACGGGGTCGACAACTTCCTGTACATGGCGTCGGTCAGCCGCGCCAACGGCACGTCGCAGATCACCGTGACGCTGCAGCCGGGCACCGACCTGGATGTGGCGCGCAGCCAGGTGCAGGACCGCCTGAGCCGGGTCGAGCCCCGATTGCCGCAGGAAGTCCGCCAGCTTGGCGTGGCGGTGACCAAGGCGTCGTCCGGGTTCCTGATGCTGCTGGCGCTGCAATCGGAAAGCGGCAACGTTAGCGCCGTCGAGATGGGCAACTTCGCGTCCAACAACATCCTCAACGAATTGCGCCGCATCCGCGGGGTGGGCGACGTGCAGCTGTTCGGCTCGTCGTACGCCATGCGGATCTGGTTGGACGAACGCAAGCTGGCGAGCTTTCAGATGTCGGCCAGCGACGCGATGCGCGCGGTGCAGGAGCAGAACGCGCAAACGATCGGCGGGTCGCTGGGCGATCTGCCGCTGGCGCGCGGCGCGGACTTCAACGCGCAGATCGTGGCGCAGAGCCGCTTTTCCACGCCCGAGCAGTTCCGTCAGGTCATCCTGCGGGTCAACAACGATGGCTCGCTGGTGCGGCTGGGCGACGTGGCGCGGGTGGAGCTGGGCAACGAAAGCTACAACTTCCGGCTCAGCGTCAACGGCAAGGAGGCCGCCGGCATTGCCATCCAGCTTGCCAACGACGCCAACGCGCTGGACGTTGCGCGGCAGGTGCGGCAGCGCATGGCGGAGCTGGAGCCCGTGTTCCCGGTCGGCGTTGGCTGGACCGTGCCGTTCGACACCACGCCCTTCATCACCACGTCCATCAGTTCGGTGTTGGTCACCATGGTCGAGGCGCTGCTGCTGGTCACGGCGATGGTGTTCCTGTTCCTGCAAAGCTGGCGCAGCACGCTGATCCCCACGCTGATCGTGCCGATCGCGCTGATCGGCACCTGCGCGGGCCTGTTCCTGTTTGGCGCGTCCATCAACCTGTTGTCGCTCTTTGGCATGGTGGTGGCGATCGGGGTGCTGAACGACGACGCCATCGTGGTGTCGGAAAACGTCGCCCGCATCATGCAGGACGAAAAAATCTCGGCGCCCGAGGCCACGCGCAAGGCGGTCGGCCAGGTGTGGGGACCGATCATCGCCAGCACGCTGGTGCTGGTGGCGGTGTTCGTGCCGATGGCGATGTTCCCGGGCTCCAGCGGCGCGATCTACCGTCAGTTCTCCATCACGCTGTCGGTGGCGATCGTCGTGTCGACCGTGCTGGCGCTGTCGCTGGGCGCCGCGTTGTGCGCCACGCTGCTCAAGCTGCCGGACGGCGCGCCGCCCAAGGGCAGGATTTCGAAGGGCAAGCAGTGGGTATTTGACAAGTTCAACGGCGGCTTTGACGCGATGACGCGCCAGTATGTGCGGGCGGTGGAACACATGCTGCTGCGGCCGCTGCGCTGGATGCTGATCTTTCTGGGCGTTTGTGGTCTGACGGTCTTTTTGTTTTCGCGCCTGCCGGGCGGCTACCTGCCGCTGGAAGACCAGGGCTATTTCTTCGTGTCGTACACCGGCGCGCCCGGCACCACGGCCGACCAGACCGAGGCCGCCGTGCAGCAGGCCGAAAGCCAGCTTCGCCAGTTGCCGGCCGTGCGCAACGTGGCGTCGGTGGTCGGGTTCAACTTCTTCGGCCAGGGCCAGACGGCCGCGCTGTCGTTCGTGGACCTGCACCCGTGGAGCGAGCGCACGGAGCGCGGCCAGGCGGTCGATGCGCTGGTCGGGCGCAGCAATCTTGCCTTCCGCTCGATTCCGCAGGCGATGATCTTTGCGCTGAATCCGCCGCCCATTCCGTCGATGGGCAACGCGTCGGGGTTTTCGATGAAGGTGCAGGACCGCACGGCGCAGGGCGGCGCGGGGCTGGCCGCCACCGGCGCGGCAATGATCGCGGCCGCCGCGGCCAGCCCCGTGCTGACCGGCGTGCGGCTGGACGGCATGCCGCCGGGGCCGCGGCTGTATGTCGAGATCGACCGGGTGCATGCGCGCGCACTGGGCCTGCAGGTCGCGCAGGTCAATCAGGCGCTGACGCTGGCGTTCGGGTCGAACTACGTCAACGACTTCCTGCATGACGGCTCGGTGCAGCGGGTGTTCATCCAGGCCGAGGCCGATCAGCGCATGCAGCCGCAGGACATTGCCGCCTTGCAGCTGCCGAACAACCGGGGCGAGATGGTGCCGTTCTCGGCGTTTTCGCGGATGCGCTGGATCGACGGCCCGCAGCAGCTGGAACGCTACAACGGCTTTCCGTCGATCACGATCTCCGGCGAGGCCGCCGCCGGCCGCTCCAGCGGCGTGGCGCTGGCCGAGATGGAGGCGATTGCCGGACGCGTCCTGCCGCAAGGCATCACTTACGAATGGACCGGCACGGCGTACGAGGAGCGGCAGGCGGGCAATCAGGTGGCGCTGCTGCTGGGCCTGTCGCTGATCGTGGTGTTTCTGCTGCTGTCGGCGCTGTACGAGAGCTGGTCGGTGCCGGTGTCCGTGCTGCTCATCCTGCCGTTCGGCATTCTGGGCGCGGCCGCGTTCACGCTGGGGCGGGGCATGTCGGCGGACATCTATTTCAATATCGGGCTGGTCACGATCATCGGCCTGGCCGCCAAGAACGGCATCCTGATCGTGGAGTTCGCGCTGAAAGAGGAACTGGAAGGGCGCGACCGCAAGGAGGCCGTGGTCGATGCCGCCCGGCAGCGCCTGCGCCCCATCATCATGACCAGCATCACCTTCGTGCTGGGCATGCTGCCGCTGGTGCTGGCCACCGGCGCGGGCGCGGCCAGCCGGCAGGCGGTGGGCACCAGCGTGATGGGCAGCATGTTGACCGCCACGCTGTTTGGCGTGTTCTTCACGCCGCTGTTCTACATGGTTGCGCGGCGCTGGTCGGGGCCGCGCAAGAATAAGGACAAGCCCGCTGATAATGACAAGCCAACTGCGGGCGTCCCGGCCAAGGCCGAAGAGCGGGGAGAAAACCCATGA
- a CDS encoding efflux RND transporter periplasmic adaptor subunit, which produces MTQVSSNVRRVMLYALGAWTLALAGCGDRNDAAAVTIAPMKVFVMTVGRQPVDLNVDLPGRIEPIRTAEVRARVDGIVEKLLYTEGSDVQAGDPLFQIDPSDYKAQLAQANAMLQRAQAVQKNARSVTDRFRPLVQRQAVSAQEYEAALAALGQAQANVADAQAAVTLAQLRLDRCTVRAPIAGRVGRALVTEGALVSASAATLLAQVNQLSPISATFTKSNTAIMDLTDYARSGALATAGNTFPVRLTLANGREFGETGVVDFADLSVDRTTGAQTIRARFDNAQRELLPGQFVNGQILVGVRQEGVLIPARAARLNGDTATVFVIGPDNTAVPRQIEVGEQISGSWLVRRGLEPGEKVVVDGWHKIRPGQQVDPVEQQAAKP; this is translated from the coding sequence ATGACGCAAGTAAGCAGCAATGTCCGTCGTGTCATGTTGTATGCCTTGGGTGCATGGACGCTTGCATTGGCGGGATGTGGTGACCGGAACGACGCGGCGGCCGTCACCATTGCGCCGATGAAGGTGTTCGTGATGACCGTCGGCCGCCAGCCGGTCGACCTGAACGTGGATCTGCCCGGGCGGATCGAACCCATCCGCACGGCCGAAGTGCGCGCGCGCGTGGACGGCATCGTCGAGAAGTTGCTTTACACCGAGGGCAGCGACGTGCAGGCCGGCGACCCGCTGTTCCAGATAGACCCCAGCGACTACAAAGCGCAATTGGCGCAGGCCAACGCCATGCTGCAGCGCGCGCAGGCGGTGCAGAAGAACGCGCGCTCGGTCACGGACCGGTTCCGTCCGCTGGTGCAGCGCCAGGCGGTCAGCGCGCAGGAGTACGAGGCCGCGCTGGCGGCGCTTGGCCAGGCGCAGGCCAATGTGGCCGACGCGCAGGCCGCGGTCACGCTGGCGCAGTTGCGGCTGGACCGCTGCACGGTCAGGGCGCCCATTGCCGGGCGCGTGGGCCGGGCGCTGGTCACCGAGGGGGCGCTGGTCAGCGCGTCGGCTGCGACGCTGCTGGCGCAGGTCAACCAGCTGTCGCCGATCAGTGCCACATTCACCAAGTCCAATACCGCCATCATGGACCTGACCGACTATGCGCGCTCCGGCGCGCTGGCCACGGCGGGCAACACGTTTCCGGTGCGGCTTACGCTGGCCAACGGCCGCGAATTCGGCGAGACCGGCGTTGTGGATTTCGCGGACCTGAGCGTGGACCGGACCACCGGCGCGCAGACCATCCGCGCCCGTTTCGACAACGCTCAGCGGGAACTGCTGCCCGGCCAGTTCGTCAACGGACAGATTCTTGTCGGCGTGCGCCAGGAGGGCGTTCTGATTCCCGCGCGTGCGGCGCGGTTGAACGGCGACACGGCGACCGTGTTCGTCATCGGGCCAGACAACACGGCGGTGCCCAGACAGATCGAGGTGGGTGAGCAAATCTCGGGAAGCTGGCTGGTGCGCCGCGGCCTCGAACCAGGGGAGAAAGTGGTCGTGGATGGCTGGCACAAGATAAGGCCAGGCCAACAGGTTGATCCGGTCGAACAGCAAGCCGCGAAACCCTAG
- a CDS encoding alpha/beta hydrolase, whose protein sequence is MNAGKPVSTGQRPWWRRLRKAVFIIVGLAVLVVVTLMGVRLYDIQQGPPLAAWHTYVPQELDAERLDRSTWDDYLAHEDALFTLVRQNVGDKLLPEDKVDSNRYFADAKVYPEHFAHDWNRSFVLTPPGEPRGVAVLLHGLTDSPYSLRHVAAHYQSVGYVAIAIRMPGHGTVPGGLTDAHWEDWAAATRLAVREARRRVPAPKPLHMVGFSNGGALALMHTLDALDNPKLDKPDRLVLLSPMVGITSFARFAGVAGLPAILPAFAKAAWLSIVPEFNPFKYNSFPVHAARQSFELTQTLQDRLVAQQRSGGLERLPPIITFHSVLDFTVSTRALINALYARLPANGSDLVLFDLNRATKLGPLFRRGVAWQLAGTLPGEKRNYRLTLVTNASPTSSAMIERVIEPNATAVVERAIGMDYPREVYSLSHVALPFPTDDALYGTHPDNIEEFGISLGAMSMRGEVGAFVIGMDTLTRLTSNPFYAYLVKRVDGVIPR, encoded by the coding sequence GTGAACGCCGGCAAGCCCGTCAGCACCGGCCAGCGACCGTGGTGGCGCCGGTTGCGCAAGGCCGTGTTCATCATCGTCGGCCTTGCCGTGCTGGTCGTCGTGACACTCATGGGCGTGCGCCTTTACGACATCCAGCAGGGCCCGCCGCTCGCCGCCTGGCACACGTATGTGCCGCAAGAACTCGACGCCGAACGCCTGGACCGAAGCACCTGGGACGACTACCTGGCGCACGAGGACGCGCTCTTCACGCTGGTCAGGCAGAACGTGGGCGACAAGCTGCTGCCCGAGGACAAGGTGGACAGCAACCGCTATTTCGCGGACGCCAAGGTGTATCCCGAACACTTCGCGCACGACTGGAATCGCTCGTTCGTGCTGACGCCGCCCGGCGAACCCCGGGGCGTGGCCGTGCTGCTGCATGGCCTGACGGATTCGCCCTACAGCCTGCGTCACGTCGCCGCGCATTACCAATCCGTCGGCTACGTGGCGATCGCCATCCGGATGCCGGGCCACGGCACGGTGCCGGGCGGCCTGACGGACGCGCACTGGGAGGACTGGGCGGCGGCAACGCGCCTGGCGGTCCGCGAAGCGCGCCGCCGCGTGCCCGCGCCCAAGCCGCTGCATATGGTGGGTTTTTCCAACGGCGGGGCGCTGGCGCTGATGCACACGCTGGACGCGCTGGACAACCCCAAGCTGGACAAGCCCGACCGCCTGGTGCTGCTCTCGCCGATGGTCGGCATCACGTCGTTCGCGCGCTTTGCGGGCGTGGCCGGGCTGCCCGCGATCCTGCCCGCATTCGCGAAGGCGGCATGGCTCAGCATCGTGCCGGAGTTCAACCCTTTCAAGTACAACTCGTTCCCGGTCCATGCGGCCCGCCAGTCCTTCGAGCTGACGCAGACGCTGCAGGACCGGCTGGTCGCGCAGCAGCGATCCGGCGGCCTGGAGCGGCTGCCGCCCATCATCACATTCCATTCGGTACTGGACTTCACGGTCAGCACGCGCGCCCTGATCAACGCCCTGTACGCGCGCCTGCCCGCCAACGGCAGCGACCTGGTGCTGTTCGACCTGAACCGCGCCACCAAGCTCGGGCCGCTGTTCCGCCGCGGCGTGGCGTGGCAGTTGGCGGGCACGTTGCCCGGCGAAAAGCGCAACTACCGCCTAACGCTCGTCACCAACGCCAGCCCCACGTCCAGCGCGATGATCGAGCGCGTCATCGAACCGAACGCCACCGCGGTCGTGGAGCGCGCCATCGGCATGGACTACCCGCGCGAGGTCTATTCGCTGTCGCACGTGGCGCTGCCGTTCCCGACCGACGACGCGCTGTACGGCACGCATCCGGACAACATCGAGGAATTCGGCATCAGCCTGGGCGCGATGTCCATGCGCGGCGAGGTCGGGGCTTTCGTGATCGGCATGGATACGCTGACCCGGCTGACCTCCAATCCGTTCTATGCCTATCTGGTCAAACGCGTTGATGGGGTGATACCAAGATGA